Sequence from the Ascaphus truei isolate aAscTru1 chromosome 3, aAscTru1.hap1, whole genome shotgun sequence genome:
acattatgatactgatatcactacacaacatatgatttttatgtacaaattttatcaatttatcctcacgcattactgcaggaacatagtatgttttatgttagggaactcaaaagttctaagtacacaggcatgtacattgttattacaactatttatgttcactttcacacacacattttgggttaaggaaatgatgctgttaggtactcataaatacagaacatacaataactgtttgttcaatatttacacatgtaaatgtaaaacttatgttattgttatatatagttgcccctgaaggacatgtgtcacctgagactgaacaagtgtcttcacctgggtcagccagctcaacacacctagaaggtgagtgtatcagttggtggccatataatatgtgctcttctatatgttatgttgtcatgttcattatttgttttgcacatcttctttaaataggattacttagtgtcagtgaaaatgaagtgtaaggcaacttgtattgtgttagtgatgttaactatcatgtaggagttgtgagtttacagcaagttttcattcactcatatttcatactgagtccaaacattattcttaagtcaaggtagtttttaatgtgaggttataaaacgtatggaaacatgttagttgttacttatgacacagtacaattacatagtaacacagcagagattaacatgccatttaataatgtgtacatttatttgtagaacatgatgaagaggattttgatgatgatgatgatgatgatgatgatgatgccgccgccgccatagacacacaaatacaagcaagtgaccatgaagaggttccaattgaaactgttttaccgccaaaacgtccagcaaataccacatatgatgcaattgtagcttctgagggaaaaattgtggaagcagaaaatcgtcgccattctgacctgatgacagtgctggaaaggatgattgcactgcaggaagaaacagtttcacaattggcacatctccacagagtcttcattgaagtgcctaaacagttgcaaaaaatcaacacctcattcgaagcattagttgttcagcaaacacaagctaattactggagaatgactaatgtaccacaattcaacacctcacagccaggatctgttcatgcaggtcagttttcaccacattcatctgatattcattcaccaggcccaaatgttaccggtcaagtagcagacattgctgtgcaggttcctgatcacatcctaccgctgccatctgtacaaattcagcagcagacacctacaaaggaggcgacaaaaacaaaacaagacacacatgaaacagaccaaccatcacttgtgcagtgtctaccaacttgctcacatgtgtcagtgggcacaagccctgtccgtgaacagtcactacccaaaagccctgtaggtgagtcactgcccaaaagccctgtaggtgaatcgctgcccaaaagccctgtaggtgaatcgctgcccaaaagccctgtaggtgaatcgctgcccaaaagccctgtaggtgaatcactgcccaaaagccctgtaggtgaatcactgcccaaaagccctgtaggtgagtcactggccacaagccctgtaggtgagtcactggccacaagccccgtaggtgaacagtcactgcccaaaagccctgtaggtgagtcactggccacaagccctgcccgtgaagtgccagaggccactcaaagtggctctgttgtgcctaaagttggtggcaaaagaaaaaggaaaattcaagagacaacaagcaggcctgttactcgctcgcaaaaggaacaaaaaaaataaatgttataattcagaaaatatgtctttggccttgttttgttgacttcagattatctaattactattgtatgtatgctgaagactgtgttgtttccaaactttcaagtatgttcttgtacacgtgaagttttggaaatgttaacactcctaattaatgaatagtgttataaatatttatgttttaatcgtctgttcagtaatggtccaccaggagccagttgctaagtttagagaagctgccattgactttgcagcaaaacattgcatttgggtgtgttaattgatgtaatcattgcatgtgcatattattttcatgcaattataaaagcacctatttaactgcaaacatctttcttgtacgtgtacagcaggattttgtgttaaatattacttacctttggtggccattgtaatgttgtcctttaatcatttatgtgttcttgtttcaagaacatctctgaattgatactaatatatatgtagtatgtattgatatatgcacacacacacacagacacacactgtgtgtgtgtgtgtgtgtgtgtatatatagtactatctaaactggtatagatgtatttacaaaaaacatacacttcatgcttccttgtgaaaacacactattttaataatacaggcctaatgtttgacaactatactaagtgtgagcctctaacattattgg
This genomic interval carries:
- the LOC142490587 gene encoding uncharacterized protein LOC142490587, with protein sequence MTVLERMIALQEETVSQLAHLHRVFIEVPKQLQKINTSFEALVVQQTQANYWRMTNVPQFNTSQPGSVHAGQFSPHSSDIHSPGPNVTGQVADIAVQVPDHILPLPSVQIQQQTPTKEATKTKQDTHETDQPSLVQCLPTCSHVSVGTSPVREQSLPKSPVGESLPKSPVGESLPKSPVGESLPKSPVGESLPKSPVGESLPKSPVGESLPKSPVGESLATSPVGYTNMGGHSTDASP